A window from Streptomyces sp. NBC_00335 encodes these proteins:
- a CDS encoding branched-chain amino acid ABC transporter permease has translation MSDTRSPVLQPEAVAPVAATRPGLLSARNAAAAAAGLVLLLLPFYLDRFWLQAGLFAIAAAIGAIGLNLLTGATGQLSMGHAFFLAVGAYGYCALAGDGSTVGSHTLVGLGLPSWLAAILAVALAGAAGGIFSPIAGRLRGAYLGIATLALIFIGQHVLFNATSVTGGFNGREVEPLSLFGFTFDDTETVIAAVPFQSAEKLWYVGLAALLCGALFARGVLRGRPGRAMNALRDHSIAAGVMGVPVARYRAAVFVLSSMYAGLAGVLLALVFQRTVPDYFGMVLSLEYLAMIVIGGLGTVSGAIVGAVFVSLLPQLLTRYSDALPLVSAPGTGGVSPGEASRYLYGAAVVVAVLFLPGGLTGITRILRTRTRTTPSKERT, from the coding sequence GTGTCTGACACCCGCAGCCCCGTGCTGCAACCCGAGGCCGTCGCCCCGGTGGCGGCCACCCGGCCGGGCCTGCTCAGCGCCCGGAACGCGGCGGCGGCCGCCGCCGGCCTGGTGCTCCTCCTGCTGCCGTTCTACCTCGACCGGTTCTGGCTGCAGGCCGGGCTGTTCGCCATCGCCGCCGCCATCGGGGCCATCGGACTCAACCTGCTCACCGGAGCCACCGGTCAGCTGTCGATGGGACACGCCTTCTTCCTCGCCGTCGGCGCCTACGGGTACTGCGCGCTCGCCGGGGACGGCAGCACGGTGGGCAGCCACACGCTGGTCGGCCTCGGCCTGCCCAGCTGGCTCGCCGCGATCCTGGCCGTCGCCCTCGCCGGGGCGGCGGGCGGCATCTTCAGCCCCATCGCCGGCCGGCTGCGCGGCGCCTACCTCGGCATCGCCACGCTCGCGCTGATCTTCATCGGCCAGCACGTGCTGTTCAACGCCACCAGCGTCACCGGCGGCTTCAACGGCCGGGAGGTGGAGCCGCTGTCCCTCTTCGGCTTCACCTTCGACGACACCGAGACCGTCATCGCGGCCGTCCCCTTCCAGTCCGCCGAGAAGCTCTGGTACGTGGGCCTCGCGGCCCTCCTCTGCGGAGCCCTGTTCGCACGCGGCGTCCTGCGGGGCCGTCCCGGCCGGGCCATGAACGCCCTGCGCGACCACAGCATCGCCGCTGGGGTGATGGGGGTGCCGGTCGCCCGGTACCGGGCCGCGGTCTTCGTCCTGTCGTCCATGTACGCGGGGCTCGCCGGCGTCCTGCTCGCACTGGTCTTCCAGCGCACCGTGCCCGACTACTTCGGCATGGTGCTGTCCCTGGAGTACCTCGCCATGATCGTGATCGGCGGCCTCGGCACGGTCTCGGGCGCCATCGTGGGGGCGGTCTTCGTCTCCCTCCTGCCCCAACTCCTCACCCGCTACAGCGACGCCCTCCCGCTGGTGTCCGCACCCGGAACGGGCGGGGTCTCGCCGGGCGAGGCCTCCCGCTACCTGTACGGAGCCGCCGTCGTCGTGGCCGTCCTGTTCCTGCCCGGCGGTCTCACCGGCATCACCCGGATCCTCCGCACCCGCACCCGCACCACACCCTCGAAGGAGCGAACGTGA
- a CDS encoding ABC transporter substrate-binding protein: MNRRRHAAAILAAALVLTGAAGCSSKAKTAEGDKPAAGGIKTGPGVSDKAIKLGALTDMTGVYASLGKSVTQAQQLWVKQTNAAGGICGRTIELTVRDHGYDPQKALAGYTELEPSVLGFSQFIGSPFVSAVKQRIDGQDKGLVIPQAWSASLLGSPYIRTVGATYDVETINAVGYLLDEKRIASGDKIGHVYFEGDYGENALTGAKAVAAETGLTIVEQKIKPTDNDMTAQVAALKQAGVKAVIVSAGPRQAASLVGVAAASGWGVPVVGNNSAFSPQLLATPAGAALQKDYYFASSTLPIGSTEAAPAALAAAYKAEYPDSGLDNGVVAGFSAGTLFGEVLKKACADKDLTREGIRAALLSLKAYDNGFGITHDFSDPKAPSTRQSVILKPDASVPGGMKVVKGPGTAPAAAKFTPAS, from the coding sequence GTGAACAGAAGAAGGCACGCTGCCGCGATCCTGGCGGCCGCACTCGTCCTGACCGGCGCAGCCGGGTGCAGTAGCAAGGCCAAGACTGCAGAGGGCGACAAGCCCGCCGCAGGCGGGATCAAGACCGGCCCCGGGGTGAGCGACAAGGCCATCAAGCTCGGCGCGCTCACCGACATGACCGGCGTCTACGCCTCCCTCGGCAAGAGCGTCACCCAGGCCCAGCAGCTGTGGGTGAAGCAGACCAACGCGGCGGGCGGCATCTGCGGCCGCACCATCGAGCTGACGGTCCGCGACCACGGCTACGACCCGCAGAAGGCCCTCGCCGGCTACACCGAGCTGGAGCCCTCCGTGCTGGGCTTCTCCCAGTTCATCGGCTCCCCGTTCGTCTCCGCCGTCAAGCAGCGGATCGACGGACAGGACAAGGGGCTGGTCATTCCCCAGGCCTGGTCCGCCTCGCTGCTGGGCAGCCCGTACATCCGCACGGTGGGCGCGACGTACGACGTCGAGACCATCAACGCCGTCGGCTACCTCCTCGACGAGAAGCGGATCGCCTCCGGCGACAAGATCGGGCACGTCTACTTCGAGGGCGACTACGGCGAGAACGCCCTGACCGGAGCCAAGGCCGTGGCCGCCGAGACCGGGCTGACCATCGTCGAGCAGAAGATCAAGCCGACCGACAACGACATGACGGCCCAGGTCGCGGCGCTCAAGCAGGCCGGGGTCAAGGCCGTGATCGTCAGTGCAGGACCCCGGCAGGCCGCCTCGCTCGTCGGGGTCGCCGCCGCGAGCGGATGGGGCGTGCCGGTCGTCGGCAACAACTCGGCCTTCTCCCCGCAGCTCCTGGCCACCCCGGCGGGCGCGGCCCTGCAGAAGGACTACTACTTCGCCTCCTCCACCTTGCCGATCGGCTCGACCGAGGCGGCTCCGGCCGCGCTGGCCGCCGCGTACAAGGCGGAGTACCCGGACTCCGGGCTGGACAACGGCGTGGTGGCCGGATTCTCGGCCGGCACCCTGTTCGGGGAGGTGCTGAAGAAGGCCTGCGCCGACAAGGACCTGACCCGCGAGGGCATCCGGGCCGCGCTGCTGAGCCTGAAGGCCTACGACAACGGCTTCGGCATCACCCACGACTTCTCCGACCCGAAGGCGCCCTCGACCCGGCAGAGCGTGATCCTGAAGCCGGACGCTTCGGTCCCCGGCGGCATGAAGGTGGTGAAGGGGCCGGGCACGGCACCCGCCGCGGCGAAGTTCACGCCCGCGTCCTGA
- a CDS encoding GNAT family N-acetyltransferase, with the protein MILHSLHDRSALAARFERDPAVNLMELGDLDDLPWPHTSWYTLSEDGPVALLYAVGDVPTLLGFTRPGQAAALEELAEALLPVLPRRFLGHLTGNAAKVLESAYTAESHGTLLRMALTEPGLADRYPAGPWRPAPLSRDDLPQLLELFEQAYPGNWFDHRMLDTGQYLGARQDGQLVAVAGVHVHSAAYRVAALGNVTTHPRVRGQGAGGACVAALCRQLGKTVDHIGLNVRADNATAVRLYRRLGFTEVTEFTEAAFTARP; encoded by the coding sequence GTGATCCTGCACAGCCTTCACGACCGATCAGCCCTGGCCGCCCGTTTCGAACGGGACCCGGCCGTGAACCTGATGGAGCTCGGCGACCTCGACGACCTGCCGTGGCCCCACACCAGCTGGTACACCCTTTCCGAGGACGGCCCGGTGGCACTCCTCTACGCCGTCGGCGACGTCCCGACGCTGCTGGGGTTCACCCGCCCCGGGCAGGCGGCCGCCCTGGAGGAACTGGCCGAGGCGCTGCTGCCCGTACTCCCCCGGCGCTTCCTCGGACACCTGACCGGGAACGCCGCGAAGGTACTGGAATCCGCGTACACCGCGGAGTCGCACGGCACCCTGCTCAGGATGGCGCTGACCGAGCCCGGCCTGGCCGACCGGTATCCCGCCGGGCCGTGGCGGCCCGCTCCGCTGAGCCGGGACGACCTCCCGCAACTGCTCGAACTGTTCGAACAGGCGTACCCGGGCAACTGGTTCGACCACCGCATGCTCGACACCGGCCAGTACCTCGGCGCGCGCCAGGACGGGCAGCTGGTCGCCGTGGCGGGCGTGCACGTCCACTCGGCCGCGTACCGGGTCGCCGCGCTCGGGAACGTCACCACGCACCCGCGGGTACGCGGCCAGGGCGCGGGCGGCGCCTGCGTCGCGGCCCTGTGCCGACAGCTCGGAAAGACCGTGGACCACATAGGGCTGAACGTCCGTGCGGACAACGCCACCGCCGTCCGGCTCTACCGCCGGCTCGGCTTCACCGAGGTCACGGAGTTCACGGAAGCCGCCTTCACGGCCCGCCCGTAA
- a CDS encoding cold-shock protein, which produces MATGTVKWFNSEKGFGFIEQDGGGPDVFAHYSNINAQGFRELQEGQKVEFQVTQGQKGPQAEDIRPL; this is translated from the coding sequence ATGGCCACCGGAACTGTGAAGTGGTTCAACTCGGAAAAGGGCTTCGGCTTCATCGAGCAGGACGGCGGCGGCCCCGACGTCTTCGCCCACTACTCCAACATCAACGCCCAGGGCTTCCGTGAGCTCCAGGAGGGCCAGAAGGTCGAGTTCCAGGTCACGCAGGGCCAGAAGGGCCCGCAGGCCGAGGACATCCGTCCCCTCTGA